A window of the Brassica napus cultivar Da-Ae chromosome C5, Da-Ae, whole genome shotgun sequence genome harbors these coding sequences:
- the LOC106425034 gene encoding uncharacterized protein LOC106425034 produces the protein MGIDWIFIIMIRLEEDGITRKNWNQGFSKENTVLTGFKIGGGYNGLRFSHDLRRRSGLRSINYEICEGYFVGKEGAMKTGEVARKRLKISVPHFDNSELIKSYALTLVGRCMNPDEQEINSLLVMLPKIWKVEERVTGADLGMGKFQFHFEKEEDIETVLEMQPYHFDFWMLSLARWQPRMPKNFPSEIPFWIKVEGVPLEFWSTATFQSIGDAIGETTDVDLDYGKMRVVIDGAKELCFDTTVDFKGGEFYEEEEAPVLLKYEKLFGFCKRCFKLCHDEDICPLNPNPVKKKEAKADLESRKEDRARSYKGVVINGDGSNQENLKDQRGYHGKGKGKMYEEPENQWVKVPERGSKRPSTYRNGSRGEEEKSRYRNSRWEQPRHHMQEDRNRYQRDARRARNHIDGERGEPREEGEVGGVARVQRGLRNVEKPTLSLVTQVATRESNGKTNSIDASAIAMEKEGELVEKMETSKMVTSLDKTEEVMGHGVGDDVTETMKFNGSEIDVKGKEEATADEDEFQALTDGEVETVQEDTRDPMDVENEQGGIGDQRVQAEDDEKKKGTRKALFKKTTAIAVGTSKMRFVQAVLSPRKNAHAKPGKRQGGGDGARQTEDKGPLNPKPSSSKPFN, from the exons ATGGGAATCGACTGGATCTTTATCATTATGATAAGATTGGAGGAGGATGGAATCACAAGGAAGAATTGGAATCAAGGGTTCTCGAAGGAAAACACGGTTTTGACGGGATTCAAAATAGGAGGGGGCTACAATGGGCTGAGATTTTCACACGATCTGAGGAGGAGATCTGGTTTACGGAGTATCAATTACGAGATCTGCGAG GGTTACTTTGTGGGAAAGGAGGGAGCGATGAAGACCGGTGAGGTAGCACGGAAACGTTTGAAGATATCAGTTCCTCACTTCGATAATTCAGAATTGATCAAGAGTTATGCGTTGACGTTGGTGGGGAGATGTATGAATCCGGACGAGCAAGAAATCAATTCGCTTCTAGTGATGCTTCCGAAGATCTGGAAGGTGGAAGAGAGGGTGACTGGTGCTGACTTGGGAATGGGGAAATTTCAGTTTCACTTTGAGAAGGAGGAAGACATTGAGACGGTGTTGGAGATGCAGCCATATCACTTTGATTTTTGGATGCTCTCCTTAGCAAGATGGCAGCCACGGATGCCAAAGAATTTCCCATCGGAGATTCCGTTTTGGATCAAGGTGGAGGGTGTTCCGCTTGAGTTCTGGTCTACGGCAACGTTTCAGAGTATCGGAGATGCCATCGGGGAGACAACAGACGTGGATTTGGATTATGGCAAGATGAGAGTTGTGATTGATGGCGCTAAGGAGTTGTGTTTTGATACTACGGTAGATTTCAAGGGTGGAGAATTCTATGAAGAGGAGGAGGCTCCGGTTCTGCTAAAGTATGAGAAGTTGTTTGGGTTCTGTAAGCGTTGCTTCAAATTGTGTCATGATGAGGATATTTGTCCCTTGAATCCAAACCCAGTCAAGAAGAAGGAAGCAAAGGCTGACTTGGAAAGCAGGAAGGAGGATCGGGCAAGGAGCTACAAAGGAGTGGTGATTAATGGGGATGGGAGCAATCAAGAGAATCTCAAGGACCAGAGAGGTTACCATGGGAAAGGAAAAGGTAAAATGTATGAAGAACCAGAGAATCAATGGGTCAAGGTTCCGGAGAGAGGAAGCAAGAGGCCTTCTACCTATCGAAACGGTAGCAGAGGTGAGGAGGAAAAATCAAGGTACAGGAACTCTCGCTGGGAGCAGCCGCGGCATCATATGCAAGAGGATAGAAATCGGTATCAACGTGATGCAAGGAGGGCCAGAAACCATATTGATGGTGAGCGTGGAGAGCCAAGAGAGGAAGGAGAGGTTGGAGGAGTAGCGAGAGTTCAGAGGGGTTTAAGGAATGTGGAGAAGCCAACTTTGAGCCTTGTGACTCAGGTGGCTACGCGAGAATCAAATGGGAAAACCAATTCTATTGATGCAAGTGCAATAGCTATGGAGAAGGAAGGTGAACTAGTGGAGAAGATGGAGACTAGCAAGATGGTAACTAGTCTGGACAAGACTGAGGAAGTGATGGGTCATGGAGTTGGCGATGATGTCACAGAAACAATGAAGTTTAATGGATCTGAGATAGATGTGAAGGGCAAGGAAGAGGCTACGGCTGATGAGGATGAATTTCAGGCGCTCACAGATGGGGAGGTGGAAACGGTCCAAGAGGATACGAGGGATCCTATGGACGTGGAGAATGAGCAGGGGGGGATTGGTGATCAGCGTGTTCAAGCAGAGGATGATGAAAAGAAGAAAGGAACACGTAAGGCGTTGTTCAAGAAAACAACAGCGATCGCAGTGGGGACTTCTAAGATGAGGTTCGTCCAGGCAGTGCTTTCACCACGAAAGAATGCTCATGCTAAGCCAGGCAAGAGACAGGGAGGAGGAGATGGAGCAAGACAGACAGAGGATAAGGGtcctttaaaccctaaaccttcctCTTCCAAACCGTTTAATTGA